One region of gamma proteobacterium HIMB55 genomic DNA includes:
- a CDS encoding hypothetical protein (PFAM: Uncharacterized protein conserved in bacteria (DUF2241)), whose protein sequence is MAPQLDDTEWVFAEVGEEDAIPLTPLAIATFREAEGLTLVLPQSAVDRLENVSAPMSRITLEVHSSLEAVGLTAAVAGALAEEGISANVIAAYYHDHIFVPKASADRALAVLQALSTSTD, encoded by the coding sequence ATGGCACCACAGCTAGATGATACGGAGTGGGTGTTTGCCGAGGTGGGAGAAGAGGATGCGATCCCCCTAACGCCACTTGCCATCGCAACCTTTCGTGAAGCAGAGGGGCTGACGTTGGTATTACCTCAATCTGCAGTAGATCGCCTCGAAAATGTGAGTGCACCAATGAGCAGAATCACCCTTGAAGTGCACTCGAGTCTAGAGGCAGTTGGACTGACTGCAGCCGTTGCGGGTGCGCTAGCGGAGGAGGGTATTAGTGCAAACGTGATTGCTGCCTACTACCACGATCATATTTTTGTACCCAAGGCCTCTGCGGATCGTGCGTTGGCTGTCTTGCAGGCATTGTCGACCTCGACTGATTGA
- a CDS encoding outer membrane cobalamin receptor protein (PFAM: TonB dependent receptor; TonB-dependent Receptor Plug Domain): MIKSLSRKPSFALAAMAVAVATAAPSAFSQEEIEEVVVTGSRIPVNTNTISSVPVQSVTEEDIRNSGEINIADIVSDIPALVSSLTAENSTTGANSLNLRGLGGDRSLTLVNGRRHVAGFRGSQAVDVGTIPRALVKSVEVTTGGASAIYGADAVTGVVNFILKDDFEGFQVDLSGGVPERGGAQTTTLDLVWGSNFANGRGNAVVTFSSEMDEGLRFRDRSWSRDNGIAETLVNPDPNGPPRAVVEDPRFWLTSQEGSIAPGFGGRGATYVDINGNGIPDCQESEGGRVGYLAGCWLVGDDGTVRVNQDGVVVDGLWGSGGDGGRVNFNRDTLFPQTDRQVVNFNVNYEFADNLRGFLETKYVRGETTVFNEQDTFYDTLEIRADNAFIPDALQPVVAQTGYLLLTQDPLDLSDNNNQKYTRETTRVVAGLEWEPADGHSVEVSFNRGMFQQTDKTNAIYLDRFYSAIDSVRDASGNVVCRSTLDPSTDYPLDYFAGSNGFADGDYYSDRYYSFTPGDGQCQPLNPFGTYSASEAAQNFVTADLESTLKIQQWVFNVTAVGQFEVLQSVLDGPVGYAAGVERREESSDNRLDPLTLGVIPEGSPYEAGQSVNSISPWLYSFISFDNTQQYDTKGEYDVTDVFAEIRLPIFLDRDFTRELTLDAAIRQADYSTSGKANTWKVGATWAPIDDVRFRGTVSEAVRAPNISELFDPRLPITVAASSDPCASTNINNGTDAREGNCVAALTAIGVSQDAIFTDGVYDWTNPLTARFNGVSGGNPALDVETADTTTYGVVIAPSFAPGLVLSVDYWDVKIEQAIAAVSSDDILKGCYDSSNYPNLDFCNAFTRRGDGGLNFLETGTINFAKLEAEGVDVSASYDWAMGENDFRVSLVGSRQKRLDRFFNPLDTSDVDPELQELRRPRVTGSLSLSWDRGPWSLGIQNVYQGKQAVDEIEEVLGLGDNQAVYGDDGFFDSIVITDINGSYQYSDELTIYGAVNNVTDEEPWSTETAWPVGPRGRTFVLGVSYSM; the protein is encoded by the coding sequence ATGATTAAGTCATTGTCTAGAAAGCCGAGCTTTGCGTTAGCTGCAATGGCGGTTGCCGTTGCTACTGCTGCTCCGAGCGCTTTTTCCCAGGAGGAAATCGAGGAGGTTGTTGTTACCGGATCTCGTATTCCAGTTAACACCAACACCATTTCTTCGGTTCCTGTTCAGTCAGTCACCGAGGAGGACATCCGCAACTCTGGTGAAATCAACATTGCCGATATCGTTTCTGATATCCCCGCACTGGTTTCGTCACTGACTGCAGAGAACTCCACAACAGGTGCGAACAGCTTGAACCTGCGTGGTTTGGGCGGTGATCGCTCGCTCACACTGGTCAACGGCCGCCGCCACGTTGCCGGCTTCCGTGGTAGCCAGGCGGTAGACGTGGGTACGATTCCTCGCGCGCTTGTTAAGAGCGTTGAAGTAACAACGGGTGGTGCATCCGCGATTTACGGAGCTGACGCTGTAACCGGTGTTGTTAACTTCATCCTCAAAGACGACTTTGAAGGCTTCCAGGTTGATCTGTCGGGCGGTGTACCCGAGCGCGGCGGTGCCCAGACAACGACTTTAGACCTCGTTTGGGGTTCTAACTTTGCCAACGGCCGTGGTAACGCGGTTGTGACTTTCTCATCTGAGATGGATGAAGGTCTTCGTTTCCGTGATCGAAGCTGGTCACGCGACAACGGTATTGCAGAAACACTGGTAAACCCAGATCCAAACGGTCCACCTCGTGCGGTTGTTGAAGATCCTCGCTTTTGGCTGACTTCGCAGGAAGGCTCTATTGCTCCTGGTTTCGGTGGTCGAGGCGCAACTTACGTCGATATCAACGGTAACGGTATCCCCGACTGTCAGGAATCAGAAGGTGGTCGCGTTGGCTACCTCGCAGGATGCTGGCTGGTAGGTGATGACGGTACGGTTCGCGTTAACCAAGACGGCGTCGTAGTTGACGGCCTATGGGGCTCAGGCGGTGACGGTGGTCGCGTTAACTTTAACCGTGACACGCTGTTCCCACAGACAGATCGTCAGGTGGTTAACTTCAATGTTAACTACGAGTTTGCTGACAATCTTCGCGGTTTCTTAGAAACGAAATATGTTCGCGGCGAGACAACTGTCTTCAACGAGCAGGATACGTTCTACGATACGCTTGAAATCCGCGCTGATAACGCTTTCATTCCAGATGCGCTTCAGCCTGTTGTTGCACAGACTGGCTACCTCTTGTTGACGCAGGATCCACTGGATTTGAGCGACAACAACAACCAGAAGTACACGCGTGAGACGACTCGCGTTGTTGCGGGACTCGAGTGGGAACCTGCTGACGGACACAGCGTTGAAGTCTCTTTCAACCGAGGCATGTTCCAACAGACCGATAAAACGAACGCGATCTATCTGGATCGTTTCTATTCAGCAATTGATTCGGTTCGTGATGCGAGCGGTAACGTGGTTTGTCGTTCAACCCTCGACCCATCAACTGACTACCCCCTCGATTACTTCGCGGGTTCAAACGGCTTCGCTGATGGTGATTACTACAGCGATCGTTACTACTCGTTCACACCGGGTGACGGTCAGTGTCAGCCACTGAACCCATTCGGCACGTACTCTGCGAGCGAAGCGGCTCAGAACTTTGTAACGGCAGATCTCGAAAGCACACTCAAAATTCAGCAGTGGGTTTTCAATGTGACAGCTGTAGGTCAGTTTGAAGTGCTTCAGTCAGTGCTCGATGGTCCTGTTGGCTACGCTGCAGGTGTTGAGCGTCGTGAGGAGTCAAGCGACAACCGTCTCGATCCACTCACATTGGGTGTGATTCCAGAAGGAAGCCCCTACGAAGCGGGTCAGTCGGTCAACTCAATTTCACCTTGGCTGTATTCGTTCATCTCGTTTGATAACACACAGCAGTACGACACTAAGGGTGAGTACGACGTGACCGATGTCTTTGCCGAGATTCGATTGCCGATCTTCCTCGATCGTGACTTCACACGTGAGCTGACGCTCGATGCAGCGATTCGCCAAGCGGATTACTCAACGTCGGGTAAAGCCAACACATGGAAAGTGGGTGCGACATGGGCGCCTATCGATGACGTCCGTTTCCGCGGTACGGTATCTGAGGCGGTTCGTGCGCCAAACATCTCTGAGTTGTTTGACCCACGTTTGCCCATCACTGTAGCGGCGAGTTCAGACCCTTGTGCGTCTACCAACATCAACAACGGTACTGATGCTCGAGAAGGCAACTGTGTTGCTGCGCTAACAGCGATTGGTGTCTCTCAGGATGCGATCTTCACTGACGGCGTCTATGATTGGACTAACCCTCTTACTGCACGCTTCAACGGTGTATCAGGCGGTAACCCTGCGCTCGATGTAGAGACAGCTGACACCACTACTTACGGTGTCGTAATCGCACCGAGTTTCGCTCCCGGTTTGGTACTCTCAGTCGACTACTGGGACGTCAAAATTGAGCAAGCAATTGCGGCCGTTAGCTCGGACGACATCCTTAAAGGTTGTTATGACTCAAGCAACTACCCCAACCTCGACTTCTGTAACGCGTTTACACGTCGTGGTGACGGTGGCTTGAACTTCCTTGAGACCGGTACGATTAACTTCGCGAAGCTCGAGGCCGAAGGTGTTGACGTGTCTGCTTCTTACGACTGGGCTATGGGCGAGAATGATTTCCGCGTAAGCCTTGTTGGTTCGCGTCAGAAGCGTCTCGATCGTTTCTTCAACCCACTCGACACATCTGACGTCGATCCAGAGCTTCAAGAGCTCCGTCGTCCACGTGTCACGGGTTCGTTGAGCCTGTCTTGGGATCGTGGTCCTTGGAGCCTTGGTATCCAGAACGTTTACCAGGGCAAGCAGGCAGTTGATGAGATCGAAGAAGTATTGGGTCTTGGAGACAACCAGGCGGTTTACGGCGATGATGGCTTCTTTGATTCGATCGTGATCACAGAC